The sequence GAAGCCATAGGGCCTCCGAATATACACAGCCTGAAAAATAATTCAGTAAAATTGCTGACCCTTAAGGATGAATAGTTAGCCTATGGGTCAATGAAATTTCAGGCCTAGAGCTGAGTTGACGTCAAAGCGAACAGGAAAATCTGAATAGAGTTCACTCTATGGGACGCAGTTAGCGGCAAAAGGAACAGAGCGTGAATTTTAAACGGATCTGTGCCTTATCAGGCGAATATTGGAGGACGGTATAGCGAAGAAGGGAATTGATTTAGCGTCGACACGGTAAACACACTCATCTTAAGTAAAGGATGTGTTGTCGTATCAAAAACAGGCAAAGCCATGGTTAAAGCCACTGAAGAACAAGAGCCCATGGCACAATTGCACACGCTCTTACAGCAGTCTTGATGCTCATGGCCATCACTTATCATAGTCTGGGATAAGCTTGACTGAGCCGAGTCTAGGCCCATCGTGGCTTTACTCGATGTAGAGGTCAAGATAACATCTTCGGACATATTGCTATGAAGCATCTGACCTTGAATCGTAGAACTGTGAGTCATCCCATTTTGAGACATGCTCATGGACATTGAATATGGCATGATCACAGACGCGTATGCCTGACCGACAAATGTCAGTAGCATCAACATCAAGATGACCCCTTTACCTTTATTCAAAATGACCTCAACAGAAACGATTAACATTTTTAGCATAACCTAGGGCGTGTCATTTTTAAACCCTATTTTAAATGATGCCAGTATTGACTATGCCCGATATGCGTATTTTTAGCCTGATATTTTAATCAACTTCTCGATCTAGTTTCAGGTGAGATGTATTTAAATTCAAGTGTAAATACAGCTAACCCCTAAGGTTTATTTACAGGTCAATCAGTCCATTCGCCACAAGGGTAACACTTGTTAATCAACTGAATTCAAGTGAAATAATCACATTAACGAGTTATAATTGTCGTTCTTTTAAGTCTATATTGCTGACCACTGGGCAGCGAACGCTTTATTGAAGAGTCACAATTGAAAAATCTAGTTACAGTTTCATTCTCAACAATTAATGGCTCAAGACATTTCAGGCTAGATAAACGATCCCAGAGAGGGATACGTTGGGCTTTCTTATGCTTTATTTTCATAAGTATATTTATCCTGATGTCCTTGGTTTACCTGTCTGAAACCGCTATTGATGCCAAGACTAAACAAGCCTCTTTGCAAATTCAATCTCTCGAGTTATCAGAGGATCTGGATGTTTTGATGAAGTTGAAGGGGCAACTCGAGCAAGAGTTGACGATGCGAGAATCTCATCTGCTACAGGTCTCTAATCGACTCGGCGATCTGGAACAAATGTTAGGTGTCACAATAAAAGATGAGCCCGGATTACAGAGTCGGCTAGATACTGCCGCTATTACATCAGCAGTGAGGATAACGTTACTGCAAGAATTACCCAATGGCGCCCCGGTTAAAAATGCCAGGATCTCTTCTAACTTTGGCACGCGAACTCACCCAATTACCGGTAAGAAGCGCAGTCACAATGGAATTGATTATGCGGTTAATACCGGAACGCCGGTCTACGCGACCGCAGATGGTGTTGTAGAAGTGACGCGTCCGAGTAATACAGGATCGGGAAATTTCCTTCGTTTACAACACTCATTTGGGATAAGCAGCTCTTATTCACACTTACAAAAATTTAATGTCGCAGCGGGTGCCTTTATTAAAAAAGGTGATTTAATTGCGTATTCAGGAAATACCGGCATGTCTTCCGGGCCACATTTGCACTATGAAGTGCGCTTTGTTGGACGGCCAAAAAACCCAAGAAACTTTGTTGAATGGGATCTGGAAAACTTTGATTCTCTCTTTGAAAAACAAAAAGGTATACGATGGGATTACTTGGTAAAAACAGTCGAGCAACGGGTGAGCTCACAACTACAACTGTCATCGCAAAAGGTTGCCATATCGCCGGCGAGCTGAGGTTATCCGGCCATATTCAAATTGACGGATTTATCGAAGGAAAAATGAATACGCAGCAAACCATCATAGTCAGTAATGAAGGGAGAGTGAAAGGCGAGCTGTGGGCAGACAAGCTCATCGTCAGTGGTCTAGTGGAAGGAAATTGCTATGCTGACACCATACAAATTTTGGCTAATGGTAAAATCAACGGAAAGATTTACAGTGATAACTTGAGCATCGAGCTTGGGGGATGCTTCCTTGGAGAAACCCAATTAAGTATTACAGATCGGGTTATTGAGCATGACGAAACCAATATCGAAACTTTAAAAACCGCTTAACATCTCGCCATTTCACTGGCGAGTAACAGTAAACATAGACAAAATGTTGGCCATTTCCTTAATTTATTATGGGTAATACCTGTAGGTGAAATGGCTAACACAGCCTGCTTCAAACATAGATCCTTGTAAGCCACATCAAACACTGTTTCAACTCTTTCCCATTTTCAACAGTGACCTCACAGCTATACCGATTGATACTAATGAAAAATCATCAATCAGCCGTTTTAATCATGGCTTTCATTGGACATCTAAATTCAATCACATAAAATGGTTTCACCTATTTGAATCCGCTTCGTTGCTGCTGATTTCTAGAGGTATATAAACTCTAGTCTTCTATTTCATATAGCTTTTTCAAACTCTTCTTTAGGAATTTTATGCTCTATCTTGTTCAGTCTAATCGAATGGAAGCACTCTCGGCGCAACTAGCCGAGGAGTTACAGACGCCCATTGCCGGTATGCCAGTGTTAATGCCTGAACATGTGCTAGTCCAAAGCCCAGGAATGTCGACCTGGCTTAGACTGGAAGTTGCCAAGAAGAACAAGATAGCCGCGGCGCTGGAGTTCCCTCTGCCTTCAAGCTTTATCTGGCAACTCTGTCACATACTGTTGCCCGATGTACCTAAGGAAAATGCCTTCACCAAACCCGCCATGACCTGGAAATTGATGGAGCTGCTGCCAGCACTGTTGCATGTCGAGGAGTTTGCCCCGCTGAAAAACTATCTTAACGCAGGGTCTAGCAAAGAGACGAACACAAGAGCTAACACAGATGAGGCAGATGATAATCCACTGAAACTGTTTCAATTGTGTGGCCAAATAGCCGATATCTTCGATCAATACCTGGTTTATCGCCCGGATTGGATTGCTGCTTGGGAGGCCAATGAGCCAACACTGCCTCCCAAGGGGGACAAATTATCCCAGGCTCAAGCCTGGCAGCCGATGTTATGGCGAGCCCTGATTGAGTTTAATAACCAAGTCCTTGGTAAGAGCCAATACCACAGGGCAAATTTACATCAATCTTTATTCGATGCCCTGGACAACCCCAACACTTCACTCGACGGTCTGCCGAGACGTTTATTCGTATTTGGAATATCTTCCATGGCGCCACAGACATTGGATGTACTCTATCATCTGGCCAAGCGTATCGATGTGATCATGCTTAACTTGAGTCCTTGTCAGCATTACTGGGGAGATATAGTCGATCCACGCCTGCGCGCCCGCATGGCATTGGAATATGCCGATAAACAAAAGCTTGAACAAGACTGGGAAGATAAACTCGAGGTAGGTAACCCGTTACTGGCCAATAATGGCAAGATGGGTCGTGAGCTACTTGATCTTATTCTCGAGCTTCCCGAAGAGCACGCCAATTTTAACTTCGAGTGCTATCAAGACCCTGGTACTGATAGCCTACTGAGTGGCATTCAACATGACATTCTTGAACTCAGTACCCGAGAAAGAAGCTTAGGCCCGGATGCCTCCCTGTATCTGACAGTCGATGGACGCCGGACTTTGACTAAATCTGATGACTCGCTGACGCTTCGAAGCTGTCATAGCCCGCTGCGGGAAATTGAAACCTTGCATGACCATCTGCTGGATATGCTCTCCCGAACACCCGAAGACCCAGACGAGCCATTGCTTGCCAAAGATATCGTTATCATGTTGCCCGATGTCGCCGCTTATGCCCCTTACATCGATGCCGTCTTCTCAGCAAAACACGGCGCGCATTATATTCCTTATGCCATAGCCGACAGGGGCGCAGCCCAGGAATCGCCATTAATCAACAGCTTCTTGCATATTTTATCGATCAACCAGAGCCGTTTTGGCTTGACCGATATCTTAGGTATTTTAGAAGTCCCTGCGGTATTAAGACGCTTCGAATTAGATGATGAGTCACTCAACTTAATTCGGCATTGGCTCGAACAGGCGGGGGTGCGTTGGGGACGAGATGAAACCAGCCGCACCGCTCAGTCACTGCCCGCTTTCGATAAAAACTCCTGGGCATTTGGCATCAAACGTCTCATCTTAGGTTACGCCTTCAGTGACGATGCTCCGCTCTATCAAGACACCTTATTAGTGACAGGTATTGAGGGACAATCGGCCCAAGCCCTTGGCAAGTTACTCAATTTTATTGAGACATTAGATGGCTATCAACAACTGCTTGGGCAGACCAGCTCCATAGAAGAGCGAATGAGCCAACTCGCCCAGCTTCTTGAAGATGTTTATGAGGTCGACGATGAAGAGCGTATGCAACTGCAAGCCATACGCGAAGCGATCAACAAGTTGAAAACTGAGCTTATAGAAGCCGGACAAGTTACACCACTCAATACCCAAGTGTTGCAAAACTGGTTTAATAGCACCTTGAGTGAGTCCAGCGTCGGTCAAAGATACCTGGCAGGTAGCGTCAATTTCTGTACCTTGATGCCCATGCGCTCCATCCCTTTTAAAGTGGTGTGTCTGGTTGGCATGAATGATGGCATCTACCCTAGAGTTCAGCACCCGGTAGGCTTCGACCTTGTGGCTCAATTTGGGCCAAGAAAAGGCGACCGTTCTCGCAGGCTGGATGACAGATACTTGTTTTTAGAAGCGATCCTCTCGGCCAGAGAGCAGCTCTATATCAGCTATATCGGCCACAGCGAGCGCGATAACTCCGAGCGAATTCCCTCTATGCTAGTGTCTGAATTAGTGGAGTATTGCCAGCTCTGCTATCTACCAGAGGGCTTTGAGCCTGATACACTCAATCAAGAGCCTGGCGATAAGCCTGATATCTCGGCCATCGAAAAAGCCATCCACCAGCAATTATTAATCGAGCAACCGCTGCAACCGTTCGATGAACGCCTGTATATGAACCAGAAGCCCTCCTTAGTTCATGGACTTAAACAAAGTTATTCTGCCCAATGGTGTCCGAGTCCAGCAAACGAGGTAGATGAGACTAACCGGGCACAACGCTTTATCGATACCGGAATAAACATCATCCAATCCAGCGACATCGTCGATAGCTTAAATCTCGTGGAAGTAGATAATGAGCTTGAAGTCTCGGCGCTTATTCGTTTCTTCAGAAACCCGGCCCAGTACTTCTTCAATCGTAGCCTCAAGGTCGATTTAGGCTTAAATATTCAGGCCGACGATAACGATGAACCCTTTAGCCTCAATCCCCTGGAGCGTTACAAGCTTCAGGCATCTCTGCTAGATAATGCCATCTCACAGAAACTCGATATGCCCGATGAGATATTGCTGCAGCGATTAAAAGCCAGTGGCGAGCTGCCGCTTCACCCCTTCGACGATCTGTTACTCAATCAATATCTACATGACATTCAGCCCTTAATCGGCCGCGCCGTCTATCTTCAGGGGGATAACCAGCGTTCCATGGATATCGCGCTAAACTTCACCCAAGCCGACGGCGTGGATGAGCCTATCATCTTAGTCGGTCGCATCGATGACTTGTGCGCTAAAGGCCTAGTGAACTATAGGCCCGGCACAGCCAATGGCCGGGATCTTATCCGCGTCTATATCAGACATCTGTGTATTTGTGCCATGGACTCAATTAACACCGCTGACAGACTGCCGCATATCAGTTACTTGCTTGATATCGGCCACTTCCATGCTTTTCATTGCCTGACACAAACCCAAGCCAAGGCTCAACTTAGCCAATGGCTGGCTTACTTCCAGTCGGGGCAAGTTCATCCCTTGATGTTTATGCCAAGAACCGCCCTCGCCTATGTTGAAGCCGAAGGCGATCATCATGATAAGTTACTCGAAGCCCAGAGTCAGTGGCTCGATGAGCAGAGCCAGTTAGGTGAAGGTATGGAGCCTCATTATCAACGCCTGTTTAGTTTCCCTGATGATTTTTCAGAAGCAGAGTTCGGACACATTGCCATGACACTACTTAGCCCCATGCTTAGCCTGTATCACAAAGACAAGCTCAGTGAGCTGGCCAACTTCGTCGAAGGTGGACTCGTCTCTGCAAAGGGAGATAAATAATGTCATCAGCACCTTCAACAGCGAATAAGAATACACATCACAACACATCTCAGGCCTTAGATACGCTAACCTTGCCCTTCGGTGGCAGTCGTCTAATAGAAGCCAGTGCCGGCACAGGGAAAACCTTTACCATAGCCGGCCTGTATGTGCGTCTGTTACTCGGCCACGACATTGACAAGCCCCTCAGCTGTGAGCAGATATTGGTTGTGACCTTCACCAACGCTGCCACAGGTGAGTTAAGGGACCGTATTCGTAAGAAAATCCAACTGGCCTACCGCCATTTTATCGGTATAGATACCGGCGATGAACTGATAACATCTCTGTACCAGATCACGCCAGAGTCCGAGCGTCCCTTAGCGCTTAAACGTCTGGATCTGGCATTAAAATCTCTGGATGAAGCTTCAATTTTCACCATCCATGGATTCTGTCAGCGAATTTTAGCCGATATGGCCTTCGAATCATCCCTGTTGTTCGAGTCTGAGTTTACCTTGGACGACAGTGAGTTTTTGCACCATGCGGTACGGGACTTTTGGCGTGAACACTGTTATCCGTTACCTGGCTCCCTTGCCGAGATCATTCAAAAGAAGTTTGCCGATCCCGATGCCCTGTCTAAGCAGCTCAGACCACTGCTTGGTGCGAGTCAGGCTAATGCCCATCCACAGCCACAGGACTTTAAGAAACTACAGGACACACTCACACAGAGCATGAGCCGACTCAAGCTCATTTGGCCCAGAGAGCGCGAAGCTGTCGAGATCTTGCTGCATTCACTGCCCCTCAATGGCGTACGTTTCGGTAAGAAGCCTGATGGCTACCCTAAATTGGCCATTATGCTCGATGCCATGGACAACTGGTGTAAATACAGCATGAGTTTGCCACCGATAAAAGTGATGGAGAGTCTTTCACTGAGCGGCATTAAGCTCAATAAAGGTGGCGAGGTGCCAACCCCGGAGCAGGCACCGGTATTGGATCATATCGAGCGACTGTGTTTACTCATCAAAGATTTCATCCCTAGCTTCCTCTATTGTGCCAGAGACGGCATATCGAGGCGTTTTTCATCGCAAAAGTCTGAGCGTAACTTGATGACGCCGGACGATCTCTTACTCACCCTAGAGCAAGCTCTGCGTCCAGACTCAGGGGAAGAAAACAAAAATAGCTTGGCTAACTTGATAGCCAAGCGCTTCCCCGTGGCTCTCATCGATGAGTTTCAAGATACCGACCCCTTGCAGTTCGCTATTTTTAACCGTGTCTACCAGCAAAAATTGACCTCAGAGACAGAAGAGGCCGCGCTTGTTCCGGCTAATCAGACATCAAAAAATGTCAGCCTGTTAATGATTGGCGACCCCAAACAAGCCATTTATGCTTTCAGGGGCGCCGACATTCACACCTATATTCAGGCGCGAGAACAAACTAAACAGCACTATAGTTTGGGCACTAATTACCGCTCCAGCCGTAATATGGTCTTGTCGGTCAACGCCCTGTTTGAGAATCGAGACGATCCTTTTATCAGTGACGCCATCCCCTTCGAGTCAGTGCAGCCGTCATCTTTCGCCGATAAAAAAATCTTTATTGAAAAGAGTGCAGACACATCAGCGCTGAAGATAAAACTACTGAGTGAAGATCCCGAAAAGGGACTCAACAAAGCCAGCGCCAGAAAACGTTTGGCCGAGGACGCCGCGGCCGAAATAGCCAGGTTGCTGACAGAATCACAAGCTGGCCAATGCAGTATCAGTGGTAAAGCACTCAAAGCCCAAGACATCGCCGTGCTGGTGCGCGACAGAAACGAAGCGGCGGTTATACGAGAATCATTATCTCAACGTCAAATTGGCTCGGTATTCTTAAGTCGGGACAGCGTATTTAATACCTTAGAAGCCCGCGAGTTAGCCTTAATATTACATGCCTTGGCCACGCCTAAAGATGAGCGAGCGCTGCGCTCTGCCTTGGCCACCTCCTTATTAGGTTATAACGCCACATCTATTCATGGATTCAACCAAGATGAAATGATTAGGCAAGACTTGCTGGAGCAATTCGATAGCCTGCATCAGCATTGGCTAAGACGGGGGATCATGCCAGCCCTACTCAGTCTTGCCAATGAGACTCAGCTTATCGAACGTTTACTCCAAGGCGATGATGGCGAGCGACGTCTGACCGATTTCAGACACTTAGCCGAACTTCTGCAGCAAAAGGCCACAGAGCTTGATGGTATAAGTGCCTTGGTCAACTGGTACGAGCAAGCCCTTATCGCCAACAATGCCAATGAAGAGGCCCAGCTCAGGCTATCTAGCGAACAGAACCTAGTGCAAATCGTCACCATACATAAGAGTAAGGGACTGGAATATCCCGTCTGCTTCATCCCTTTTGTCAGTCTGGCCAGAGATAACCGCCGTAAGCCAGCCCCCATGCTCTACCATGAGAAGAACCGTCTCATATGGGATATAGAGCAAACTGATGATGGCTGGGAACGCCATAAACGGGAAAACTTAGCCGAAGATCTGCGACTCTTATATGTCGCCATGACGCGTCCGGTTTATCAATGCTACCTCTATATCGCCAACCATAGCCGTTTCACTAAGAAAGCGGGGATCACCAGCCAACTCCATGAAACCGGGATTGGCTACCTGCTTGGAATAGAAGACAAAGCCTGTGATTTTTCTCGCATTCAAACTCAGGCTCAATCTTTAATGAGTGATGCCATCAGTGTCAGTGATATCCAAGATGATATCTCGACTCAAGCCTTGATAAGCGTTACCGATGAAAAATGCACCTTAGCGCCTAAGGTGCTTAAGCGAACACTCTATACACCATGGCGTGTGGGCAGTTACTCGGGGTTAGTCAAAGACTTGCCCCATGAGCGTGTTGCACCGGGCGCCGATGATGAAAGCTTCCCCGAACTTGAAGTCATTCAAGATGAGGTCGACCCGGCGCCTTCTCGATTTACCTTCGAGCGCGGGGCCAATGCCGGTAGCTTTATGCACTTAGTGCTGGAGCTGATTGATTTCACCTTGGCCGAGGCGCAGCTGCCTGTTCAACTGCCCATCGCCATGGAAAAATACGGCATCGATGAGACTTGGTTTACCATGCTCAATGCCTGGTATCTAGATATTCTCGATGCCTCCCTGACTCAAGATGGCGCACTGACATTAGCTCAGCTAACTCCGGGGCAAAAATTGGTGGAGATGGAATTTTATCTGCCCATCAAGCAACTAAAGGCAGAAGAACTCAATCACGTGCTCGAAGGTTATGGTTACAGCGCCGGACTGAATTTTGAATCGCTCAAGGGAATGCTTAAGGGCTTTATTGATTTGACCTTCGAGTACCAAGGTCAATTCTACATCGCCGATTACAAATCGAACCACCTGGGTGATGATTTCTCTCATTATGGTTTCGATGCCATGGCAGGCGCTATTCGCAGCCATAGGTACGACTTGCAGTACATCATCTACACCTTAGCCCTGCATAGATTCTTAGGCTTGAGAATGCAAAATTATGATTATGACCAACACATAGGTGGCAGTTACTACCTGTTTCTGCGTGGCATGTCAGTGAGTTCACCTCAGTCCGGGATCTTCTATGATAAGCCGCCTAAAGCGCTTATCCAGGCGCTGGATGCGCTATTTGACAGTGAGCAAGCGGTAGGTGATAGAGGAAACGAGCAAGTGGTGAAGACTGCACTAGATAACGATCAGTTGGAGCTTAAGTTATGATCCAGTCAACGCAACCCATAAAGACCCTGCTGAAGTTATGGGAGAGTGAACGTCTCATTACGCCACTTGACCGTCATTTTGCCCTAGAGCTGGCAGAATTTCATCGACAACAGCTTAATCACCACAGTGAGAGCGATAATGAGCTATTTCTGCTCATATGTGCCCTGCTCAGTCACCAGCTCTCTCAGCAGCACACCTGCTTGCCCGTAGAGCAAATCTTGCTGGATAACCCCATGAATGAGCAGGTATCTCAGTGCAAAATTACCTGCAGTCACGATGAATTGCTTAACGTATTGAGCCAGTTCAACGCCATAGGTGTTCCTCAAGATGACGTTCAGGCGGTGAGCTCGGCGCCTATGGTACTAGACCAAGGCTCCCTCTATCTGCAGCGCTATTATCAATTCGAGACTCAGGTGGCTGATAAGCTTATCAACTTGGCTAAAGGTGAGATCCAAGATATCCCAGCGTCGACTCAGGAGACCTTAAACATACTGTTTCCCCGCACTGCAGACACAGATTCCCCTCTATATGATTGGCAGAAAATAGCCACGGCGACGGCGTTCACCCAGAAAATGGCGGTGATCACAGGCGGACCTGGCACAGGAAAAACCACCACAGTCACCAAGTTACTCTACCTGATGACTCAAGAAGCCGACTTGACGATAAAACTGGTCGCCCCGACGGGTAAGGCAGCCGCCAGACTTAGCGAGTCGATCAAGGCCTCTAAGCTGAGGTTAAAAGCTGAGCTCACCCCTTTCGCAGGCACAATCGATGTACAGAGTTTAAATAGGGTTCCCGAGGAGGCGTCGACGTTACACAGGTTACTCGGCGTTATTCCTAACTCGCCTCAATTTCGCCATCACAAGGATAATCCCCTCAGACTGGACTTGTTAGTGGTCGATGAGGCTTCTATGGTCGACCTTCCTATGATGCACAAGTTACTGTCGGCCTTACCTAGCCATGCCAGACTCATCTTACTTGGGGATCAGGATCAGCTTGCATCCGTCGAGGCCGGCGCCGTGCTCGCCGACATTTGCGACGGACTTAAGACAGACAAGAGCCAATCGCTAAAGTGGCAGATGCGTTACTCTGCACCATATTCCAAACGCTTATCAGATCTCACAGAGAATGATTTAAGCGGGTTTACCAGCACATCTCCTGGCATAGGTGACAGTTTATGTATGCTGATGCACAGCCATAGATTTAAGGGCGATGCCGGGATCGGCCAGTTGGCAAGTGCGGTCAATAACTCTGACAAATCACGCATCATGGAAGTATGGCAAACTGGCTACGATGAGCTGTTCTGGATTGAACATCAGAAAACCAGCACAGGCAATAGCGGACTCGAGCAGTTAATGACTCAATCGGTAAGTCACTACAAGGCCTATTTGGAGATGGCTAACAAGCCGCAAAGCGATCCCCTAGAAATCATAGAATGTTATAACCAGTTCCGTATATTGTGCGCCATGCGTGCAGGCGAATACGGCGTTGATGGCATCAATCAAGGAGTGAAAGACGCCTTGAAACAGGCCAAGTTAATCTCGCCTGAGCATGAGTTCTATTCAGGTCGTCCAGTCATAGTACAGAGCAATGATTACAACCTAGGCTTATTTAACGGTGATATCGGTCTTATTTTACCCGATAGAGTCAACCCGCAAGCAAGCGGTGGTGCCCCTCGTTTGATGGCACACTTTATCCAAGCTGATGGCAGTATCTTAAAGGTTCTCCCGGCTCGTCTACCGAGCCACGATACCTGCTTCGCCATGACGGTACATAAGAGTCAAGGCAGTGAATTTAGCAAGGTTGCCATGGTGCTCCCCCTCTGGCCTAGCCAAGCACAAAAACAGCTACTCACTAAGGAGCTGGTGTATACGGCCATCACTCGTGCCAAGCACCACTTTACTTGTCTGGGCACCCAAACCGTCTTCGAGCAGGCCAGTCTACAGGCAACCAAGCGTTCATCTGGACTGGCGAGGCGACTATGGAACTAAACCATCTCAGTAAAATAAATAACGGAAACACACTAAGCGACAAACTACTTAGCGGAAAAACAGCCCGCGAAAAATCAACTCACAAAAAGCCAAGAGTCTATTACGTATATGACCCCATGTGCAGCTGGTGCTGGGGTTACGCTCCAACCTGGAGTAAACTGAGGGCAGCACTAGAAGAGTCAGGAATATGGGTCGAATATCGTCTCGGTGGCCTAGCACCAGACTCAGACCTTCTTATGCCAGATGAAATGAAGGCCTTTCTTGAGCAGACCTGGCATAAAATAGCAGCACAACTTGGCACCGAGTTTAATTTCGATTTTTGGCGCCAGTGTCAGCCCAGACGCTCAACCTACCCTGCGTGCCGTGCCGCCTTGATTGCCAGAGAGGCGGGACTTGAACAACTCATGCTTGAGGGCATTCAGCAGGCCTATTACCTTAAAGCCATGAACCCATCGGATCTCTCCACCCTAATATCAATTGCCGCATCCATAGGCATAGGCCCCAAAGAGTTTGCCCTGCAACTGAGCAGTGAGGCGATAAACCATCGCTTGATGACAGAAATACACAAGGTTCAGGCACTGCCCATTCAAGGCTTCCCCTCTTTGGTGCTGGAACACAATGGCAGCCTTAGCCCGATACCACTTGACTATCTGGATTATCAAACCAGCTATCGACACTTAATCAACAGCTTAAACAACGGCTTAAATAAAATGGAATAAGTTTACCTCAGCGTGATTTAGGGCCTGACTCCTGTTTCTTTATCACCGTTTGGAGCTTGTTTATAAGCCAGCGCCAGAGTCTCTGGCTTCATCTGAGCCAGCAAGTTACCTGAGATCACTAAGCCCAAACCTAAGCTCGAATACACAGACCAGTGGTAATCTTCAAACAGGCTCGACACGGCTAAGGCGACGATGGGCGTGATCAACATCAGATAATAAAGATGTGCCTGTCCTATCTTTTTTATCTTCAAAACATCCGAAAAGCCATCTATACAACCAATGCTATCGAGTCATTAAACAGTGTGATTAGGAAAGCAATCAAGAATCGTAAGCTCTTCCCAAATGATGACTCAGCGAAGAAAGTCGTTTACTTGGCGATCATGCAAGCTTCGAAGAAGTGGACCATGCCGATAAGAAACTGGAAACCAGCACTCAATCGTTTTATTATTGAATTTGAAGATCGAATAGCAGACTACATATAAAATAGGTAGTTACACAGAATCTGCTACAGGGTCTTGACTAGTACACTATGTGGGTACATTCCAGTTATTAACTTTCAAAATTCTGTATATTTCCCTTTTAAATTAGCACATGCCTTTAACAAACATAGCAGCGAAGCTGCAATCTGAGCGAGAGTTAAATATGAAAATACCTTTGATAAGCCATTATTGAAAACCCATAAAGTTTACAAAATAATCATTCCACGCAAAGGCGCGTAGAGCCAAGATCCTGTCTATGTTCCACTGTTTTAACAATACGTTTATTTCGTCAATGCTTTAACGTTATCACCCATTGAAATGTAAGCGCCTTTTGTTGGTTCGTCATCACCAACTGCTCGTACTGAATATCTAAAGCCAGTAATGGTATCAGGTTTCAATAACATGAAATATGTGTAACCTTCACCACTGCTCATGTAGTAAATTGGCGATCCTTTGGCACCACACACTTTGTTTTCATTGTCACA is a genomic window of Shewanella psychrophila containing:
- the recC gene encoding exodeoxyribonuclease V subunit gamma, translated to MLYLVQSNRMEALSAQLAEELQTPIAGMPVLMPEHVLVQSPGMSTWLRLEVAKKNKIAAALEFPLPSSFIWQLCHILLPDVPKENAFTKPAMTWKLMELLPALLHVEEFAPLKNYLNAGSSKETNTRANTDEADDNPLKLFQLCGQIADIFDQYLVYRPDWIAAWEANEPTLPPKGDKLSQAQAWQPMLWRALIEFNNQVLGKSQYHRANLHQSLFDALDNPNTSLDGLPRRLFVFGISSMAPQTLDVLYHLAKRIDVIMLNLSPCQHYWGDIVDPRLRARMALEYADKQKLEQDWEDKLEVGNPLLANNGKMGRELLDLILELPEEHANFNFECYQDPGTDSLLSGIQHDILELSTRERSLGPDASLYLTVDGRRTLTKSDDSLTLRSCHSPLREIETLHDHLLDMLSRTPEDPDEPLLAKDIVIMLPDVAAYAPYIDAVFSAKHGAHYIPYAIADRGAAQESPLINSFLHILSINQSRFGLTDILGILEVPAVLRRFELDDESLNLIRHWLEQAGVRWGRDETSRTAQSLPAFDKNSWAFGIKRLILGYAFSDDAPLYQDTLLVTGIEGQSAQALGKLLNFIETLDGYQQLLGQTSSIEERMSQLAQLLEDVYEVDDEERMQLQAIREAINKLKTELIEAGQVTPLNTQVLQNWFNSTLSESSVGQRYLAGSVNFCTLMPMRSIPFKVVCLVGMNDGIYPRVQHPVGFDLVAQFGPRKGDRSRRLDDRYLFLEAILSAREQLYISYIGHSERDNSERIPSMLVSELVEYCQLCYLPEGFEPDTLNQEPGDKPDISAIEKAIHQQLLIEQPLQPFDERLYMNQKPSLVHGLKQSYSAQWCPSPANEVDETNRAQRFIDTGINIIQSSDIVDSLNLVEVDNELEVSALIRFFRNPAQYFFNRSLKVDLGLNIQADDNDEPFSLNPLERYKLQASLLDNAISQKLDMPDEILLQRLKASGELPLHPFDDLLLNQYLHDIQPLIGRAVYLQGDNQRSMDIALNFTQADGVDEPIILVGRIDDLCAKGLVNYRPGTANGRDLIRVYIRHLCICAMDSINTADRLPHISYLLDIGHFHAFHCLTQTQAKAQLSQWLAYFQSGQVHPLMFMPRTALAYVEAEGDHHDKLLEAQSQWLDEQSQLGEGMEPHYQRLFSFPDDFSEAEFGHIAMTLLSPMLSLYHKDKLSELANFVEGGLVSAKGDK
- a CDS encoding M23 family metallopeptidase, translated to MSLVYLSETAIDAKTKQASLQIQSLELSEDLDVLMKLKGQLEQELTMRESHLLQVSNRLGDLEQMLGVTIKDEPGLQSRLDTAAITSAVRITLLQELPNGAPVKNARISSNFGTRTHPITGKKRSHNGIDYAVNTGTPVYATADGVVEVTRPSNTGSGNFLRLQHSFGISSSYSHLQKFNVAAGAFIKKGDLIAYSGNTGMSSGPHLHYEVRFVGRPKNPRNFVEWDLENFDSLFEKQKGIRWDYLVKTVEQRVSSQLQLSSQKVAISPAS
- a CDS encoding bactofilin family protein, yielding MGLLGKNSRATGELTTTTVIAKGCHIAGELRLSGHIQIDGFIEGKMNTQQTIIVSNEGRVKGELWADKLIVSGLVEGNCYADTIQILANGKINGKIYSDNLSIELGGCFLGETQLSITDRVIEHDETNIETLKTA